Genomic segment of Bos taurus isolate L1 Dominette 01449 registration number 42190680 breed Hereford chromosome X, ARS-UCD2.0, whole genome shotgun sequence:
TCAGGGCAGGTGGAAGCAGGTGGGGAGACTGTCGGACTCTGCCTGAGCTGGATGCCATCTGTGGGAGGAAGGGTGACTCCCTGTGGGGTTTCTGAGGATCTGAGGTGGTCCAGGATGGCCATGTCCAATCCATCAACGAGGCCGGGTGGCTACACCTTCAAGACACGTTCAgaagccacttccttctccccatCTCCACTGCCCCTGTGTGGTCCAAGCTGCCCTTGTCTCTTGCCTGGATGCCAGTCTCCCCATTTCTGCCCTGGCTACCTTCAGCCTCTTCTCACCATGGGAGGCACCGGGACCCTGTTAATAAACATGGTGGCCCTCGTCCCCACTCTCTTCAAAATGGTCCAGAGCTTCATGGCCACCAAACACCTTCATGTCTGCCAACTCTACTGTCCCGAGTGCATTGCAGTCATTGTGTCCCTGTGCAGTGCTGAGtccctcaatcgtgtctgactctttgcgactccatggactcccaccaggctcctctgtccatgggattccccaggcaaaaataatggagtgggttgctattttctcctccaggggatcttctggacccagggatcaaaccctcatctcttgtgcctcccacactggcaggtggattctttactgctacaccacctgggaagcccccaatggTGACACTAATGTGGGAAAACCAGAATTCTGGTGGGAGGGTATTTTATGGAGAGTAATTTCACATACTTTAGATTGAgagctttaaatatttaattaattctaCTTCTTATAATCTTAATCATTCATGCAAAGATCTATATACAAGCATTCCACTGAATCATTACCTATAATATGGCAAAGACTGAAAATAGTTTAAACATTCAATAAtgattttgaagaatatttagaaaaaagttCATGTTAGATGAGAAATACCAAGAAAAACGCTAAACTTGCACAATATCAAATATTATTGTTACACGTTTACTATATAACTATAAAACTCAGAGAATACTCCAAAATATTGATAGTAGCTAATACTGAATGAGAGACAGGACCTATCCTCCTCCATTTCTTAGATGATCTTCACTTACACTGTACTACTTGACTATCTGAATCACATAACCCTCCAATCTAAGGACAAAGGCAAGAATTTTGAAGGTGCTATAGTTGAAAATAAACTCATCATAGgtcaattttattttcagtagTTAAGCATTTAAGCACCAAACAATGCAAGTGGACCTTGAGCACCCAAGGGCCATTATAGGCAAAAGATGAGGCCCCCATAATAACTCGGCAACTAGTGCAGGAATCACTGCCCTAGGAAGGATCACTGTCTAGGAAGGGCCACCAGGTCAGACCTTAACCCCCGCTTTCCCCAGCCCTGGCTTAGCGGGCAACAGAGGGCCCAAAGCGCTGCATGGTTCGCATCACCAGAGAAAGCTGGTCCAGAAAGTTGACAATGGAGATTCGAAGGAGGCGGCAATCTTCAGCTCTCCAGCAGCTGAAAGTGACAGAAAAAGAGAATCAAGGTGGAGATAGGCGCAGCACACTGCGTCACCTCCATAAACACAGCCCTTGAGTGTGTCCAAATAGAGCGCCCCTGGAGAGAGACGAGCTTGGTCACCTGCTACCACTTCCAACCAGCCCCTTTTCCAACTTACACCACCAGGACACTGCCGCTCACTGTGAGCTCCTTCCCAACCGCTCCACGGTGAGGTTCGACATCTGGGGCCAGGGACCCACGGGCAATCTCTGCCTCCAAGGCGGACGGGAAAGGCACGCTTAGGGTGCTGATGGAGACGCGGTTAAGGTACCGCCCACAAGGATTTGGAGCTCTGGGTCCTGTCTCAGGACCTCTTCCAGCCCCTCCGGGCCACTCGTAGCCCTAATCCAGCCCAACTACCCCGTTGCCCCGTGATCCCATTTCTGCCCCCGACTCACGCCACCCCGGCCCATCCCCGCTTCCAGTCTCCCTTCAGCTTTCTATTCTCTGCCCGCCCCAAGCGCCCTGGCCATTCCACCCCTCAGCAGCCCCTGAGCCGCCGGTCCGTTTGTCCCAC
This window contains:
- the LAGE3 gene encoding EKC/KEOPS complex subunit LAGE3, producing MQETGWDVGAGSLAGGAESRGRRGVGGGRGGPRSAGAASAADHGAPGVAPAQHSSGLGGDPWSPAQRPGSRPCVFTLSVPFPSALEAEIARGSLAPDVEPHRGAVGKELTVSGSVLVVCWRAEDCRLLRISIVNFLDQLSLVMRTMQRFGPSVAR